CCCGATCCTCATCACATCGACCGACGAGAGCACAGGCAAGACCGCCGTCACGCTGGCGCTGGCGCAACTCGCGCGCGAGCGCGGCCTCGACGTCGGCTACATGAAACCGAAGGGGACGCGCCTCCAGAGCGCGGTCGGCAAGACCCTAGACGAGGACCCCCTGCTCGCGCGCGAACTGCTCGACCTCGACGCCGAGATGGCCGACCTCGAACCCGTCGTCTACTCGCCGACGTTCGTCGAGCAGGCCCTGCGCGGGCGCGAGGACGCGACCGCCCTCCACGAGCGCGTGCGTGAGAGCTACGACGGCCTCGCCGCCGACAGGGACCTCGTGTTCATCGACGGCGGCGGGTCGTTCTCGACGGGCGGCGTCGTCGACCTCACGGACGCCGACGTCGCGGACCTGCTCGACGCCACCGCGGTCCTCATCGCCCGCTACGAACAGCCCGGCGACGTGGACGCGGTGCTGTCGGCGGCACGGCACCTCGGCGACCGCCTCGGCGGCGTCCTGTTCAACGCGGTCACCGACGCCGCGTACGACCAGCTGACGACCGACGTGGTCCCCTTCCTCGAGGGGCGGGGGATCACCGTCTTCGGCGCGCTCCCCCGCGTCCAGGAACTCGCGGGCGTCACCGTCGCGGAACTCGCGGACGACCTCGGGGCGCAGGTCGTCACGGCCGACGCGCCGACCGACGCCTTCATCGAGCGCTTCACCGTCGGCGCGATGAGCGCCGACGACGCGCTCAGGCAGTTCCGCCGCACCCGCGACGCGGCGATGATCACCGGCGGCGACCGCTCTGACATCCAGGCGGCGGCGCTCGAAGCGCCCGGCATCAAGTGCCTCCTGCTCACGGGGGGGTTCCGCCCCGCGGGCGCGGTCGTCGGCCGAGCCGAGGAGGAGGGCGTGCCGATCCTGACCGTCCAGACGGACACCATCACGGCCGTCGAGCGGGCGGAGGACGTCCTCCGCCAGGGCCGCGCCCGGAGCGCCGAGACGGTCGACGTGATGCGCGGCCTCCTGGAGGACGGCGCGGACGTGGACGGCATGCTCGCCCTCGCGGAGTGATCGCGGCGGGGGACGGCGGGACGCGGACCCGGCGGAGAGGAGCGTCGACGCGGTCGAGGGGCGGACTCCCCCTCAGGACGCGGTCGACGTCGTGTCCGTCTCCGGGACCGGATCGTCGCCGTCCGCGTCGAGCGGGTCCTCGAGATCCCCGGTGATGGCCTCGAAGCAGTCGGTCGCGGTGACGAGTCCGACGACCTCGCCGTCGTCGACGATCAGCGCGAGTTCCTGGCGCTCCTCCTGGAACCGATCGATCGCGTCGCTGACGACGACCTCCGCGTCGAGCGTCATCGGCGGCGCGGTGATGTCCTCGAAGGTGCACTCGCCTTCCTCCAGCGCGTCGAGTTCGCGGAGGACGGCCGGCGTGTAGACGACCCCCCGGAAGTCGGAGAGCGAGTCGCCGACGAGGGGGAATCGCGCGTGCGGCGACTCGCCGATCGTCCGCATGTTCTCGTCGAGCGAGGCGTCCGCCGAGAGCGCGATCACGTCCTCGCGGGGCACCATCACGGACGTGATGGCCATCCGCTCGATGTCGAGCGCGGCGAGGACCTCCTCCTTGCGCTCCTCGTCCGAGACGAGCCCGCTCAGCCGCTCGCCCATCTGCTTCCGGAGCACGGCGCGACTCGACGCGTCGTCCCCGGCTTCCTCCTCCGCCCAGGACCGCTCGATGGTCACGCCGAACACCCCCAGGAGCGCCTTCGCGATGCGATCCGCGACGACGATGACCGGGTACATGACCCTCGTCCAGATCCAGAGGGGATACGCGCAGTACGTGCAGACGCCCTTCGTCCGCTCGACGCCGAGGTAGGTCGGGGCCTGCTCGCCCACGACGATGTGGAGCATGTTGATGAGGGCGAGCGCCAGGAGGACCGAGAGCGCCGCGTGTCCCCCCTCGCTTCCGCCGACGAGCCCGCTCAACCCGAGCGCCTTCACCGCGGGATCGAGCAGCGCCGCGAGCGCCGGCTCGGCGACGTAGCCGAGCCCGACGCTACAGATGGTGATCCCGACTTGACACCCCGAGAGGTAGATCTCGAGGCGGTCGGTCATCTCCCAGGCCCGTTCGAGCCCGCGGTTCCCCGTGAACTCCTCTCTCGGAAACTGGCGAACCCGCGTCATGGCGAACTCGCTGACGACGAAGAACGCGTTTCCGAGCAACAGCAGGACGCCGACGACCAACCCCCCGACCGTCGCCAAACCGGACATGCCTCTCCCGTCTCGTCCCCTTGCCCTAAGTGTGCTGGACCCGGCGACCGAGCGCCTTTCTTTCGTGTCTGTCGATCCATCAAGATTTATACGTGATCGACACGTTCTGGACGTGATGCCAACGCACACCAGGCGGACGTTTCTGCGAGCGAGCGGCGCACTCGTCGGGGGGATCGCCGCGAGCGGGACGGTCACGGCGGCGACGCGAACCGACCGGTACCTGGTCGACCTCCGGCGGAACGCAGACCTCGGCGGCGTCGAGGTGGTCCACGACCTCCGGCGGATCGGATACGCGGTCGTCCGCGCCTCGCGGTCGGAGGCGGAGGCGCTCGGGACGGCGGTGCCCGACCTCGAACTCCGGCTGAAGGAACCGGAGACGAACGGGCGTGCGCCGCGCGCCGAGGCGGTGACCGCGGCGGACGAACCGCTCTACCCCCTCCAGTGGGACAAGCAGGCCCTGGACGTGGAGGCGGCCCACGAGGTGACGACGGGCGAGGGAACGCGCGTCGCCGTCATCGACTCCGGCGTGGACGCCGGCCACCCCGACCTCGACGTGAACGTCGACCTCTCGCGGAACTTCACCGACGACGGCGCGGGGGCGGGCGTCCCTGCCGGCGGCGACCACGGCACCCACGTCGCGGGGATCGTCGCCGCCCTCGACAACGAGACGGGGGTCGTCGGCACCGCGCCCGCGACGGACCTGATCGACTGCCGCGTGTTCTCGGACGAGGGCGGCGCGTCGTTCGGCGACGTCCTGGCCGCCATCGCGTACGCGGCCGAGATCGACGCCGACGTGGCGAACCTCTCGCTCGGCGCGTACCCCGTGCCGCGTCGCGCCGTCGAGACGGCGGACGGGGAGACGTCGACCTTCGGCTCCTTCTACGGAAAGGTGCTCAACCGGGTGATGACCGCGGCGAACCGCGAGGGGACGCTGCTGGTCATCTCGGCGGGCAACGACGGCGCGAACTTACAGAACGACGTCGGCGAACGGATCGACCTCGACGGCGACGGTGACGCGGAGTACCTCAGCGGCGGCTACTGGATCAGCCTCCCCAACGAGGGCGCGCAGGCCCTAAGCGTGAGCGCGACCGGCCCGATCGGGTTCCGGTGGGGGAAAGAGGGGCTCAGGGAGCCGCCGGAGAGCCCCGCGTTCTACACGAACTACGGGACGAACGCCGTCACGCTCGGCGCGCCGGGGGGCGACGCCGACCTCAGCGCCATCGGGACCGACGCGGCCTGGTACTACGACCTCGTGCTGAGCACGGTACCCGGCGGCTACGGCTGGAAGGCCGGCACGTCCATGGCCGCGCCGAACGTCGCGGGCGCGGCCGCCCTGGTCAAGAGCGCCAATCCCGAGTACGGCGCGAACCAGGTCGAAGCCGCCCTGAAGCGCGCCGCGACCGTCCCGGAGGGGTACGACAGGGCCTACTACGGATCGGGGTTCCTGAACGTCGTCGACGCGCTATAGCCGTCGAAAATCGAGTTCCCTAGGCGTGCTGCTCGATGGCCGAGCGGAGCGTCGCCTCGTCCTGCACGCCGACGAACTGCCGGACCTGCTCGCCGCCGGCGTAGAGCTGGAGCGTCGGGACGCCGCGGATGCCGTGGGCCTGCGCGAGCGCCTGGTTGGCGTCGATGTCCACCTTGACGACGGTCGCCGGGGAGTCGGCGGCGAGCGTCTCGACCGTCGGCTCGAGCATCTTGCACGGGCCGCACCAGTCCGCGTAGAAGTCCACCAGGACGACGTCGTGGCTCGACACCGCCGCGTCGAACTCCTCGCGGCCGTCGACGTGGATCGGCTCGTCGGGGGCACCCCCGCTCGCCCCCCGTACGAGTTCCTCCCGCTTCCGCTCCCGTATCGCGTCCAGTTCGTCGTCTGACTCGCTCATACCTCCTCGTTATCCGGACGACGGCTTAACGCCCCCGATGGTGTGTCCGATCCCCGCACAACCGGACGGTTCGTCGCGCTGACGTTCGGATGCGCTGACGTTCTGACGCGCAGACGCTCATACGCGCTGACGCGACGCTCCGGGCGTCGTGTACAGGGTTCGAGTATACGCGATCGTACAATAGCGGGGGAGTCACTCCCCACCTCGCCGTCGGTTCGGGCAGACCGACGACGAGTGCGTGTTCGAGACACGCGGTGCCGGGCTGTCAGAGGCATCCGGCGATAGTTCATACCCTAGCCAGGTTAATTACTTCACCGCTCGCCCAGTCACGTAATCGCTGAGTTCTACTATATATAATTTTCCCCTGTTTATATTGGTCCCTCGGCGATCACCACAGGATACTTACGTATCGTACCGGTTACATACGGTCGATGGACCGGCAGCCCCCGGCGGCCGTACTCGACCTGCTCGCTCGCCGGGCGGAGTTGCTGGATCGGCTGGTCGAGTCCCCCGCCGAGAAGTCAGACCTCGTCGACGCCCTCGACGTCTCGCGCTCGACGGTCGATCGCGCCCTCCGCGAACTCGTCGACCACGATCTGGTCGAGCAGCGTCCCGACGGGTACCGGGCGACGACCCCCGGGCGACTCGCCGTCGAGTCGTACGGGCAGTTCAGGCGACGCACGGAGCGCATTCGCGAGGCGACCGACGTCCTGCGCGCGCTTCCGCCGGACGCGCCGCTCGAGGCTCGGGCGCTCGCCGGTGCCGAGATCGTCACCCCGACGGCGAACGACCCCGGTCTACCGATCCGGCGGATCGGCGAACTCCTCCGGGAGACGGACGGGGTGCGCGGGATCGCCAGGGCCGTCACCGAGCGGTACGTCGAACTCTACAGGGACCGGATCCTCGACGGGACGACGGTTCGACTCGTGTTCGCGCCCGCGTCCCTCGAACGGTTGCTCGCGAACTACGCCGACGCCGTCGCGGTGGCGCTCGAGACGGGCAGGGTGGAACTTCGCGAGTCCCCCGACTCCGACCTCCCGCCGTTCGGCCTGCGGCTCTACTCGACCGACGAGACGACGACCGTGGGCCTCACGATCTACGACGCGGACGACGACCTCCGAGCGTTCGTTCGCACCGACGATCCGGCGGCGGTCGAGTGGGCCGAGGCGCGCATCGAGCGCGTCTGGACGAACGCCCGCCCGATACCGACGCCGTGAACGGACGTTGTCGTCGACAGTACTGTTAAGACCCCCGGCTACAACGGCAGGAACATGGACGTCACCGCGAACCCGACACCGCAGGAGATCACCTCGCTCGTCGGACGGGAGGTCTACTCCAACAACGGCGTGTTCGTCGGCCAGGTCGAGGACCTCCGCCTCGACCTGGACGGGGAGCGCGTCACCGGTCTCGCGCTCTCGCAACTCAACGGCGAACTGTTCAAGGACCGCGCCCGCGGCGCTCGCGGCGTGCTCATCCCCTACCGCTGGGTTCGCGCCGTCGGTGACGTCGTCCTCGTGAACGACATCGTCGAGCGGCTCAAGGAACCCGAAGAGGAAGCCGCGGTCTGATCTGCGGTCCCCGATCCCTTCTCGCGCTATCGCTCGTCGAGCGGCGTCCACGTCCGCTCGGCGTCTCCGACGTACCGACCGCGCGGTCGGATGAGCCGGTCGGCCTCGAGCTGTTCGAGGCTGTGGGAGGTCCAGCCGCCGACGCGCGCGACGCCGAACGTCGCCGCGAACAGGTCGCGGGGAACGCCGATGCCGTGGAGGAGCAGTGAGGTGTAGAACTCGACGTTCGTGTCGAGCGGTCGGTCGGGCTTGTACTCCGCGAGCAGGTCGATCGCGGTCTCCTCGACCTCGGCGGCGAGCGCGAGGAACTCGCCGTCGCCGTCGGCCTCGTAGAAGCGCTCGGCGGCGGCCGAGAGGACCGCCGCTCGGGGGTCGCGGACCCGGTAGACGCGGTGTCCGAAGCCCATGATGCGCTCGCCGGACTCCAGTCGCTCGCGGAGGTACGCCTCGGCGTCGCCCGTCTCCTCGATCTCGAGGAGCATGTCGAGTACCGGTCCCGGCGCGCCGCCGTGCAGCGGTCCCTTCAGCGCGCCGACGGCCCCCGTGACGGCGGAGACGACGTCCGACCGCGTCGAGGCGATGGTCCGCGCGGTGAACGTCGAGGCGTTCAACCCGTGATCGACGACCGTGTTCAGGTACGTCTCGAGCCCGCGGACTTCGGCGTCGCTCGGCTCCTCGCCGGTGAGCACGTACAGGTAGTTCGCGGCGTGCGAGAGGTCCTCGCGGGGGGCGACCGGTTCCTCGCCCTCGCGCGCCCGCCAGTAGGCCGCGACGATCGTCGGGAAGCGCGCCACGGCGGTCCTGGCGGCCTCCTCCGGGGACTCGTCCTCGCGGCCGAGGTTCGCGCTCGCCGCGCCCATCCGGAGGGCGTCCATCGCGTCTGCCCCGTCCTCCGCGGCCGCCCGGACGACCTCGTAGGATTCGTCCGCGATCTCGCGGCGGGCGGCGAGGTCGGTGCGCAGCGCGTCGAGTTCGTCGGCGTCGGGCAGGCGGTCGTTCCAGAGCAGGAAGAGCGTCTCCTCGTAGGTGGCGTTCGCCGCGAGTTCCTCCACCGGGAACCCCCCGATGACGAGTTCGCCCGCCTCGCCGTCGACGTGGCTCAGGCGCGTCTCCGCGGCGATGACGTTCTCGAGACCGGGAGCGAACGTGTCGTCCGTCATGATGACCCATAGCCGGCGGAGGGATTTAGCCGGTCCCCCTGCGGGGGCGGTTGCCGGTACGTGGGGGGTTCGCGGTCGGCGATACGTCGATCGCCGATGATCGACCGCTCAGAGGGAGTATCGTAGAAAGCCGGAGACACGGCGAGTCTCGACCGGGTGCGGTGTTCGATTCTCCCGGGAGGAGTCGATGAACTCCTGCGATACTCCCTCTCAGCTTCCGTTGGAGTCGCCCGTCTCGACGCCCATCGCGTCGAAGAGCTTCCGTCGGACGGCCTCCTCGGTGAGCGCGAGCAGCGTGTCGCGGTTGTCCTCGCTGGTCTCGATGCCGGTGAAGATGCCGAGGGGGATCTCGACGGTGGCGTCGGTGGAGTGGCCGCGCGCCTCGCCGATGTCGCCGAAGGCGTCGTCGAGCACCGCGCCGATGTTCATCCGGATGTCCTTCGAGCGGGCGGCGAGGTAGATGGTGTCTTCGGTGATGGCGAAGACGGCGGTCGTGGTGATCCCCTCGAGGTTGAGGAGGTGCTGGGCGGCCTGCGCGAGCGCGTCGCGGTCGCGGACGAACCCGGCGTTCGAGACGAGGTGGCTCCCCTTCACGTCGCGGTTGCGGATGGCCTCCGCGAGCACGTCGAGCGTCTCGGGGCTCATGCTCGGCGACTCCACCTGTTCGAGCGTGTCGTGGTCGACGAACGGGTAGAGGTACGCCGCGGCGGTGAGGTCCGCCGGGGTGGTGTCGCGCTTGAAGTCGAGCGTCTCCGCGCGGATGCCGTAGAGCAGCGCGGTCGCGACCTCCTCGTTCAGGCTCAGGTCGAACTCCTGGATGTACTTCGTGAGGATGGTCGAGGTGGAGGAGATGTTGGGGCGGATGTCCTCGAAGCGGGCGTCGTACTCGAGTTCGGGTTCGGCATGGTCGATGTAGATGTCGATGCGGCGGTCGACGGCGGGTTCGGACGCCTGGGCGTGATCGACCAGTGCGACGGTGTCGTAGTCGTCGAGGTCGACGTCGCTACGCGCCACCAGGTCGATACCGAGCAGGTTGACGAACGCGCGGTTCTCCTGGAGGCCGATCTCGCCGTCGTAGACGATGTCCGCCTCGACGTCGTGCGCCTCCGCGATGGCCTTGAGCGCGACGGCGCTCGCGATGGAGTCCGGATCCGGACTCCGGTGGGTGAGGATGGCGAGCTTGCTCGAGGTCTCCTCGAGTATCTCGGCGAGCTTTCCCGTCTTGTACTCGAGTTCGCCGGTCTCGAGCGCGCGGAGCGCGGAGTCCGCGATGACGGTAGAGGGGTTGATCACCACGTCCGCCCCCAGTTCGGCGAGGTCGTCGGCCGACACCGGGTCCGACGCGCGCGCGACGACGAACTGCTCGCCGCCCCGGTCGCGGATGTTCTCGACGGCGGCCATGTTGGCGTCCACGTCGGAGGAGAGGATGAGGACGACGTCGCGGTCCGCGATCTCGTCCACGACGCTCGCCTCGCGGATGTCGGCCGTCCGGGCGTCCATGTCCTGGTCGCGGAGCGCCTCGACGCGCCCCTCGTCCATGTCGAGGATGAGGACGTCCTTCCCCTCCTCCTCGAGGTCCTCGGCCACGGCGTGGCCGACGCTGCCGCAGCCGAGGATGGCGTACGTGGACATGGACGCCATGGTGATGGCGGTACTCATGATATGCTACCCTCTGGCTCCCTCGTACTTCAAATAAGTGGGATCGCGGCGTCTCGCCACCCCTCGCGGACCGGTCGGGATGGGATTGGAACCGTTCGCGTCGCAGTCCGCCGAGCGTCGCGCGTCGAGACGACGGTCCGAGCGCCGTCCCTCGGCGACGAGACCGTCACGATAATCCCAGCTTACCGCGCTCGACGCCGGTGTACGTGCTCCGTAACTAAGCGGCTCCCGTCCGGTCACTCGGATGGCTTGGCGGTGCCGCCGCGTCCACAGACGTGTGCACGACGTCAGGCCGAAGCGGTGATCGCAGCGCCGACGGGCCGCCGAGCGCCCCGAGGTCCGACGGACAGCCCGTCCGTCCGTTCCTGTCTACCGAACCGATGCACCGCGGGGCGATACCCGTTTGCGCGCGCGATCGGGTTGCGTGTTGCTCACGCGCCGCCGTCTGCCATCCGGCGGCGCACTCCTGTCCCCGGAAGACGATCAGAGCGTGGCGTTCCGACGACGTCGCCCGTGCGTGAGCGGCCCAGGGACCGGACGAAAGGAAACGTATATGAATCAACCGCGGTAACTCGAAATCGAGGGCTGATAGCTCAGCCAGGCAGAGCATCTGGCTCTTAACCAGACGGCCGAGGGTTCAAATCCCTCTCAGCCCGTCACCTTCTCGTGCGAGCACTGCGAAGCGTGTGAAGTGACGACGCTGACGGGATTTGAATCAGGGAGCACGCGCGCAGTGGAGCGAGCACGTGCGACCGTGGTTCAAATCCCTCTCAGCCCGCTTTCTCGCGACGAACGGACGTGAGGAGCGTAGAAAGCGCACCTGAAGGGATTTAAACTAGAGAGGGCGCGCGCAGCAAAGCGAGCACGTCCGACCGTGGTTCAAATCCCTCTCAGCCCGCTGTTCGTGCGCGAGCGACAGCGAGCGCCGAACGAGTTCCGGAGAGGATTTGAGGTAGAGAGCGAGTACAGCGAGCGACCGTGGTTCAAATCCCTCTCAGCCCGCTTTCTCGCGACGAACGGACGTGAGGAGCATCGTCACTTCGACGTCTCCTCCTCGGGGTCGAAGGGGTAGCGGAGTCCGGTCGGGTACTCGCTCTCCTCGGTGGTATCGAGCTGTAACGCGATGCAGAAGCGGTCGAAGCCGACTTCGAGCGCGGCGAACGCGAGGAGTTCGACGAGTCCCTCCTCGCCGAACGCGTCCCGGAGGTCGTCGATCAGGTCGTCGGTGATCGCGTGGGGGTCGGAGGCGAAGGCGTCGGCCAGTCGGACGGCGAGCGCCTCGCGGTCGTCGAGCGCGTCCAGATCGGCCGTCCCGCAGAGCACCGCGTCCTCCTTCGATGCGACGTCGTCGGCCACCTCCCGGGTGCGGACCGTCGCGCAGTACGCACAGCGGTTCACGGCCGCGACTCGCAGTCGCATCAGCTCCAGGGTCGCCGCGTCGACGCGCTCGCTCCGCGGGAACGCCTCGAAGACGGCGGCGATTCGCTCGAACAGTTCCGGCCGGTGGGCCATCGCCCCGAAGAAGGCGGCGTCCCCGTACCACCCGTCGCGGGCGTCGCGGAGGAGCGCGCCGACCGCCTCGTCCTCGGCCTCGTGGGGTTCGATGACGTCGATTCGCGAGGGCATAGGCGCGTCCATACGACGCGGAACGACAAACGTGCTACGGCGTGTCACGTGTGCCGCGGCGCGTCAGACGGCACGGAGGTACAGGCGGAACTCGAGGTCGCCGTCGTCGCCAGTAGCGACCTCTGAGGTCTCCTTCTCGAACCGCGGCGACGGCCCGTCCGGCGGCGACTCGTCGCAGAGTCGGTCGGCGACGCGCTGGACCGGGGCGACGGCGTCCGCCGGGGCGTAGAGGCCGACGCCGGCGACGTCCGGTGCGTCCTCGATCGCGTCGACGACCGCCTCGTCCAGCGATTCGACCGTCGCGTCCGGCGGGACGGGAAGCCTCGCGTAGCGTTCGCCCCGGTACCGAAAGGGCGGTGTCTCTGTCTCCGTCTCCGTCTCCATCTTCGTGTCGCGATTCGCCGCCCGTGCGATCGCCGCCGCCAGCGCGTCGGCGCGCGCCGCGGCGTCTTCGGACCACTCCGCGGGCGGCACGTCGGGACGGTGGCAGGCGCGGAGCCGGCCGTCGCCGAGGCGGGAGAGCGCCCCCGCGCCGACCAGGAACGCGAGGGACGCGATCACCTCGTCGCCGTGGGGTTCGAGACCGTCCGGGCGTCCGCTGTCGAGGAGGTGCCGGTCGAGGTCGTCCGGATCGAACGGATCGTCCTCGAACGTCTCCCACACGTCGACGTACACCGCGGCGCAGGCGTCGAGCGACGGGATCCGGGTCGTCTGTGACATGGACGTGCACAGTACTCCGGAGGAGCTGTTAGTCCTTTGCCACCGTTCGCGGGGAGGTTCCGCTATCGTCATATCTCATTTGGACATCACGTACGGCGACGCGGCACAGTGTGCGCGACGACGATTAAGGCTATTTCGATGCTTGTCTATTGATAGCTCGCATCATGGTGGAAACGGTGTTCGAAGTGGACACGGACGAACCGCCCGACGAACAGCCCGACCCCATCGTAAACCGGTGGCATCCCGACGTGCCCGCCGTGGCGACGGTGACGCCGGGGGAGAGCTTCCGCGTCGAGTGCCTCGACTGGACGGGGAACCAGGTCGTGAACGACGACAGCGCGAACGACATACGCGACATGCGCCTGGACCCGAACCACCACCTGAGCGGTCCCTTCGAGGTCGAGGGGGCCGAGCCGGGAGACATCCTCGTCGTGGACATCCTCGACCTCGGGCCGTTCCCCGACCACGAGTGGGGGTTCACGGGCATCTTCGAGCAGGACAACGGCGGCGGGTTCCTCACGGACCACTTCCCGAATGCGAGGAAGGCCATCTGGGACCTGGAGGGCGTCTACACCTCCTCGCGACACGTCCCCGACGTGCGGTTCGCGGGGCTGTCGCACCCGGGGATCTTGGGGACGACGCCCTCCCACGAGCTGCTCGAACGGTGGAACGAGCGCGAGCGGGCGCTCATCGAACGCGGCCCCGAGGACGAGACGGCGGTGAACCACGAGACGCGGGGCGAGGACCCGCCGCTCGCGCTCCCGCCGGAGCCGAACGAGGTGCTGCTCGGGGACATGGACGAGAGCCAGGTCGAGGAGGCGGCCGAGGAGGCGGCGCGGACCATCCCGCCGCGAGAGAACGCCGGGAACTGCGACATCAAGAATCTCAGTCGCGGCTCGCGGGTGTACATCCCGGTGTTCGTCGACGGGGCGAAGCTCATCACCGGCGACCTCCACTTCTCGCAGGGCGACGGCGAGATCACCTTCTGCGGGGCCATCGAGATGGCGGGGTTCGTCGACCTGAAGGTGGACCTCATCAAGAACGGCGTCGAGCGCTTCGGGATCGATCACGCGATGTTCAAGCCGGGGAACGTGGAACCGCAGTTCTCCGAGTACGTCGTCTTCGAGGGGTACTCGGTGGACGAGGAGGGGACGCAGCACTACAAGAACTCCACCGTCGCGATGCGTCGGGCCTGCCTCGACGCCATCGACTACCTGACGAACTTCGGGTACAGCCGCGAGCAGGCGTACATCCTCCTCAGCACGGTGCCCGTCGAGAGTCGCATCGCCGGCATCGTCGACCTCCCGAACACCTGCGTCACCGTCTCGGTGCCCCAGGAGGTGTTCGAGTTCGACGTCGATCCGGACGGCCTCGAAGACGCGCCGAGCGAGGCCCGCGGGAGCGTGGCCGAGCCGTCCTGACCGCCTCGTCACACCCTTTTCGTCGTCGCGAGCGTCGAGCGAACGGACCGAACGGACCGAGAGCGAGCGGAACGCCGAGCGGTGGCGCTCAGTGCCCGATCGCCCAGGGATAGCCGCCGCGCTGACCTCCACCGTGGTCGCCTCCGATCCCGTGATCGTGATCGTGATCGTGACCGCGGGCGTCACCGTCGCGCGCGGCGACGACGTCGTCGATCCGCAGGAGCAGGTTCGCGGCCTCGGTCGCGCCGGCGATGGCCCGTCGCTTGACCGCGAGCGGTTCGACCACGCCCCGTGCGGACACGTCGGCGACCGAACCGTCGGCGGCGTCGATCCCGGCCGTCACCTCGCCCCGGTCGTGGCTGGCCCGCAGGTCGGCCAGCGCGTCGATGGGTGAGGCCCCCGCGTTCTCCGCCAGCGTTCGCGGGACGGTCTCGAGCGCCCCTGCGGCCGCCTCGATCGCCAACTGTTCCCGGCCGTCGAATTCGAGGGCGAACCCGCGGAGGTCCGCGGCCAGTTCGGCCTCCGTCGCGCCGCCGCCCGGGAGCAGGTCGCCGTAGAGGAGCGCGAGGGTCACGACGGTCAGGCAGTCCTCGACCAGCCGGCGCGTCTCGTCGATGGCGTGCTGGGTCCCGCCCCGGAGCAGTAACGACACCTGTTTCGAGTCGGGGTTGCCGCGAACGACCGTCAGATCGCGCCCGGCGACCCGCCGCCGTTCGACGACGCCCGCCCGGCCGAGGGCCTCCGGTGTGAGTTCCTCGACGCTCGCGACGAGGGTGCCGCCGGTCGCCCGGGCGAGCTTGTACATCTCGTCCTGTCGCGTCCGCTCGACGGCGAGGATCCCGCGACGCGCGAGGCGCGACCGGAGCACGTCGTCGATGGCCTGCTGGCAGAACACCGCGTCGGTCCCGGCGTCCGCGATGCGCTCGAGTTGCTCCCGGAGTTGGCGCTCCTCGTGCGCCGCGATGGCGTCGAGCCCGTCCGTCCCCTCGACGGTCACGGCGCGGGTCGCGTTCGCCTGCTTCGCGCCGAGCGGCGCGTCGACGAGCGCGATCCGCGCGTCCGCGAACCGCCGCGGGAGGTGGATCGCGCGGTCGTCGGCCGTCGCGGACGACTCCCCCATGTCGACGACGAGTCCGTCGACGAACTCCGCGTCGCCGGGGCTCCCGCCGGGTACGCCCTGGAGCGTGATGCGGTGTCGGTCGACCTCGCTTCCGTCGCTCACCGCGAGGACCGCGTCGGCGGCGAGGTCGGCGACGCGCGTCGCCTCCGGCTCCGACCACTTCCCGGTGATGGCCGTGCGCGCGACGGAGACGAGCGTCGCCCGGTCGGTCGGGTCGTCCCCGAGCGTCAGCGTCGAGAGCGTCTCCAGCGCCCGGGAGCAGGCGTGGTGGTACCCCGCGGTGACGATCCCCGGGTGGACCCCCTGTTCGAACAGCCCCTCCGCCCCCTCGAGCAGCGCGCCCGCGAGGAGCACCGCGGTCGTCGTCCCGTCGCCCACCCGCTCGGCCT
The Halomarina pelagica DNA segment above includes these coding regions:
- a CDS encoding phosphotransacetylase family protein, encoding MNPILITSTDESTGKTAVTLALAQLARERGLDVGYMKPKGTRLQSAVGKTLDEDPLLARELLDLDAEMADLEPVVYSPTFVEQALRGREDATALHERVRESYDGLAADRDLVFIDGGGSFSTGGVVDLTDADVADLLDATAVLIARYEQPGDVDAVLSAARHLGDRLGGVLFNAVTDAAYDQLTTDVVPFLEGRGITVFGALPRVQELAGVTVAELADDLGAQVVTADAPTDAFIERFTVGAMSADDALRQFRRTRDAAMITGGDRSDIQAAALEAPGIKCLLLTGGFRPAGAVVGRAEEEGVPILTVQTDTITAVERAEDVLRQGRARSAETVDVMRGLLEDGADVDGMLALAE
- a CDS encoding CNNM domain-containing protein; amino-acid sequence: MSGLATVGGLVVGVLLLLGNAFFVVSEFAMTRVRQFPREEFTGNRGLERAWEMTDRLEIYLSGCQVGITICSVGLGYVAEPALAALLDPAVKALGLSGLVGGSEGGHAALSVLLALALINMLHIVVGEQAPTYLGVERTKGVCTYCAYPLWIWTRVMYPVIVVADRIAKALLGVFGVTIERSWAEEEAGDDASSRAVLRKQMGERLSGLVSDEERKEEVLAALDIERMAITSVMVPREDVIALSADASLDENMRTIGESPHARFPLVGDSLSDFRGVVYTPAVLRELDALEEGECTFEDITAPPMTLDAEVVVSDAIDRFQEERQELALIVDDGEVVGLVTATDCFEAITGDLEDPLDADGDDPVPETDTTSTAS
- a CDS encoding S8 family serine peptidase is translated as MPTHTRRTFLRASGALVGGIAASGTVTAATRTDRYLVDLRRNADLGGVEVVHDLRRIGYAVVRASRSEAEALGTAVPDLELRLKEPETNGRAPRAEAVTAADEPLYPLQWDKQALDVEAAHEVTTGEGTRVAVIDSGVDAGHPDLDVNVDLSRNFTDDGAGAGVPAGGDHGTHVAGIVAALDNETGVVGTAPATDLIDCRVFSDEGGASFGDVLAAIAYAAEIDADVANLSLGAYPVPRRAVETADGETSTFGSFYGKVLNRVMTAANREGTLLVISAGNDGANLQNDVGERIDLDGDGDAEYLSGGYWISLPNEGAQALSVSATGPIGFRWGKEGLREPPESPAFYTNYGTNAVTLGAPGGDADLSAIGTDAAWYYDLVLSTVPGGYGWKAGTSMAAPNVAGAAALVKSANPEYGANQVEAALKRAATVPEGYDRAYYGSGFLNVVDAL
- the trxA gene encoding thioredoxin, which codes for MSESDDELDAIRERKREELVRGASGGAPDEPIHVDGREEFDAAVSSHDVVLVDFYADWCGPCKMLEPTVETLAADSPATVVKVDIDANQALAQAHGIRGVPTLQLYAGGEQVRQFVGVQDEATLRSAIEQHA
- a CDS encoding helix-turn-helix transcriptional regulator, coding for MDRQPPAAVLDLLARRAELLDRLVESPAEKSDLVDALDVSRSTVDRALRELVDHDLVEQRPDGYRATTPGRLAVESYGQFRRRTERIREATDVLRALPPDAPLEARALAGAEIVTPTANDPGLPIRRIGELLRETDGVRGIARAVTERYVELYRDRILDGTTVRLVFAPASLERLLANYADAVAVALETGRVELRESPDSDLPPFGLRLYSTDETTTVGLTIYDADDDLRAFVRTDDPAAVEWAEARIERVWTNARPIPTP
- a CDS encoding PRC-barrel domain-containing protein; protein product: MDVTANPTPQEITSLVGREVYSNNGVFVGQVEDLRLDLDGERVTGLALSQLNGELFKDRARGARGVLIPYRWVRAVGDVVLVNDIVERLKEPEEEAAV